A single window of Pyrus communis chromosome 10, drPyrComm1.1, whole genome shotgun sequence DNA harbors:
- the LOC137747648 gene encoding trimethyltridecatetraene synthase-like codes for MEYFSCAVILTLACLATLALFSKTLFPQLKKQKFPPGPKPWPIIGNLNLIGPLPHHSLHKLSQTYGPIMQLRFGSRPVVVASSPEMAKQFLKIHDHVFSSRPQTAAGKYLTYDYQNVTWSPYGPYWRQGRKIFLYELFSSKRLESFEYIRVDENRAFTSRLYAIATSGNPVVLKEHLSRLNLSIMSRTVLGKDYFSVAEYEGSIMSLEEFQDMIDELFVLNGVFNIGDWIPWLNFLDLQGYIKRMKAIQKKINRFYDFVLNEHKAQKEGVEEFVPKDMVDLLLQLVDGSSDLEVKLNYDSIKAFIQDLIAGGTDTSATILEWAMSELIKQPNLIKKATEELDRVIGRERWVEEKDLAQLPYIDAIMKETMRRHPAVVILPPHLAVENSNVAGYDVCKGTVVFVNTWSMGRDPKLWEEPEEFRPGRFLGNTGIDLQGQSFELLPFGSGRRMCPGYKLGLKMIRTCLANMLHGFNWKLPGNVKVEDLGMEETFGLVTPRKFPLVAVMEPRLPVHLY; via the exons ATGGAGTACTTTTCTTGTGCTGTAATTTTAACCTTGGCATGCCTCGCCACTCTAGCCCTTTTCTCAAAAACCTTGTTTCCCCAactcaagaaacaaaaatttccACCAGGTCCCAAACCCTGGCCTATAATTGGAAACCTCAACCTCATTGGTCCTCTCCCACATCATTCCCTTCACAAATTATCCCAAACTTATGGACCTATAATGCAACTCAGGTTTGGCTCCCGCCCAGTTGTAGTTGCCTCGTCTCCAGAAATGGCTAAACAATTTTTGAAGATACATGATCATGTGTTTTCCTCTAGGCCTCAAACTGCAGCAGGCAAGTACCTCACCTATGACTACCAAAATGTCACTTGGTCACCTTACGGTCCATATTGGCGTCAAGGCCGGAAAATCTTCCTCTACGAGTTGTTTAGTTCCAAAAGGCTAGAGTCCTTTGAGTACATTCGTGTCGACGAAAATCGCGCTTTTACATCGCGACTCTATGCCATCGCCACGTCAGGTAACCCAGTTGTGCTCAAAGAGCATCTGTCACGCCTTAATCTTAGCATTATGAGCAGAACTGTGTTAGGTAAGGATTATTTTAGCGTGGCCGAATACGAGGGCTCTATAATGTCACTCGAAGAATTTCAGGACATGATAGATGAGTTGTTTGTGCTTAATGGGGTGTTTAACATTGGGGATTGGATACCATGGCTTAATTTCTTGGACTTGCAAGGATACATAAAGCGAATGAAGGCCATACAGAAAAAAATCAATCGGTTTTATGATTTCGTGCTCAACGAACACAAGGCGCAGAAGGAAGGAGTGGAGGAATTTGTGCCAAAGGACATGGTGGATTTACTACTGCAGCTGGTTGATGGTTCAAGTGATCTTGAAGTTAAACTCAACTATGACAGTATCAAGGCATTCATTCag GACTTAATAGCTGGAGGCACTGATACCTCAGCAACAATTTTAGAGTGGGCAATGTCTGAGCTCATAAAACAACCAAACCTCATAAAAAAGGCAACAGAAGAACTTGACAGAGTGATCGGAAGAGAGAGATGGGTAGAAGAGAAAGACCTAGCACAACTTCCTTACATAGATGCGATCATGAAAGAGACAATGAGGAGGCATCCTGCGGTTGTAATTCTGCCACCACATCTAGCCGTTGAAAACTCCAACGTGGCAGGTTACGATGTTTGCAAAGGAACCGTAGTGTTTGTGAACACGTGGAGCATGGGGAGAGACCCTAAACTGTGGGAAGAACCAGAAGAATTTAGGCCAGGGAGGTTCTTAGGGAATACTGGGATTGATTTGCAGGGACAAAGTTTTGAGTTGCTGCCGTTTGGGTCGGGGAGGAGGATGTGCCCCGGTTATAAGCTAGGGCTGAAGATGATAAGAACTTGTTTGGCTAACATGTTGCATGGTTTTAATTGGAAGTTGCCTGGGAATGTGAAAGTGGAAGATTTGGGTATGGAGGAAACTTTTGGATTGGTCACACCTCGGAAGTTCCCACTTGTCGCTGTTATGGAACCTAGGCTGCCAGTCCAtctttattag